The Corvus hawaiiensis isolate bCorHaw1 chromosome 1, bCorHaw1.pri.cur, whole genome shotgun sequence genomic sequence TATTTAGGTTAACTGCATCGTATCACCTAAAATAGTtcctcagaaagaaaacaacctcTTACACAGTTCACTCACGGGTATTTGCAAAGGCTTTTGATACTAAGAATTTGAATGCTTATCTGTCACAAGAGAATGTGGGATTGTATTCCAACAATACCACCTTGTGCATGCTTCATCTTGCATTAAACGTGAACAAGTAAGAGGCTGGCACATCTGGAAGAAAGCTGCTTGTTCTTACAGAAGAATAAGCCTGTAAAATTATAGAactcttatttaaaaataagttatcTTTAACTTTTTACTGGAAGAAATGGGCGAGCGCATCAATGACCTTGAGAAGTGTGTTGCTGACCTGATGACAGAGGCTGGGGTAGAAAACAGCGATGAAGAGTTGAGAGTAAAGACATTTACTTaagtttttctgtattttatatatttccACTTAGTTTTGAGTGATGGGCGGCAACTTGCATGAAAACAGTGTTTACATATTTATTGTACCTGCATTTTCTTGGATTTGAAAgtgtactttttaaaaacatatttaaaattatcttggaatttttttttgccaaggGCCAAAGAATGCAACcatttttacaaaagaaaaactgtatCTTGCTGCCTCTGTTCCAGCTGAGTGCCATATACAAGGGGGGGAGTGCTAACTCACCTCAATGGTGTAAACTGAGGCTGTCCATTCACAGTGAAATGTGTGTGGCTTAAAGTGCTCCTGCCCACCATTCCTGTCCCTCAGGCATGCTAACCTAGCTGAGGATTCTCGCTGGTACAAATTTACGTACATCTGCTGTTAAACCTGCTGCAGTGTCACAGTGTGGCTGGGAGCACACCTCTCACATGCACTCATCCCAAACACAGCAGTAAATTATAGTCAAACACTTTATAGTATAAAATCATGCTACATTTCAGGATTGTATGCTGGATTTTATAACAGTCTGTTGCAGATGCCAACTCCCCCCCTGATGGATGCCTGACTCTGTGCTCTTAGTATTTATGAGGCAGCACTGCTTCCGTGTTCTGTGGATGCAAGTGATGTTGTCTTCCTGTTGTTGCACACTTTCCTGATTTAAATTGAGACACATCAATTATTCTTGTCATTTAAATCACTTCCCAGTGAAAGATGGGAATGTCTGTAAATATTCTGAAGTAATTTAGGTATCTATTCATTCTGATGCCTTTTGTATAAGCTATGCaataattttcagaaacacagaaagacAATCCACAAAGATGTGTTTAACTGTACAGAGATCTTCCTATCTCCACGCTGAATCACATTCATGAATAAATCACTAACCTACTTATTCACTGTATCTTTGCAGCACTGAAATGAAGATGTGTTCAAGGAAGATTAAAAGCAGAACAGCACTGCACTGACTCCAAGATTTTACAGTCAAGTATCACACATTGACAAAAAATGttaagggaaaataaacatgtttGCACCGTGTTGTGGATACTAAAGTGctaggagcagaggaattttccagctgctgcagcatcctgtgAAGTTGTTCTTTCTCATGCAAGCtagctgagaaacagttttaggtttttgtaaaccaaggttttatctcacaggtgcaaacttgttttccagctcttgttttggtacactggagaaaatattttgaatgggtGTTATAGCATTCTGCCAATCACCCTGAGAGGTGGATGGTCAAGTGACCAATGGGGTCACGCCACCCTTGCGAACAAGGCTATATAAGCTgatttatataattaaatacaGCCATTTTGGCCACTTATCCTGAAACTGGACTCGTGTCGTTTTTTGCCGTTCTCAGTACAACAGCAACACCATGTCATCACAGAAtcttgaaactttttttttttaattattgccCCAGGAATAAAGTAGAAAGCTGTGTTTGTTCATCTAAGCGGGGCACTGTATTTCCTGGAGCTGAGAAAGAACTCTTAGTTTCAGAGAAGGCAAAGCCACTATTTTGGATAGAAAACTATATCCTATATAGTGAACTTACCCAATCACAAGCCTTTTGAATGtatgaaaatgtatttattgcaATTTTACAATAATaatatttgtttcctttttaacttAAATGTTCTTAGAATAAACCATTCTGTACTAAAAAAATGGCAGTCTTTGTAGACTTCAACTGCTTGGTTGTTGATCTTTTCACAAGACCACCCAAGGCTGTGCACACCGGTGCAGGTAGCATCACCCAGGTATTTATATTGTGACAATTTCAGTTCTTTAATGTTAGCTGTTTTGAtgaaagaagtttattttaaaaacctggAGATAGATGAGGAATTCTAGTTACCAAGTGTGTCCAGAAGAAATTGATAGTCAGAAAACAGGACATCTGCACTAACTTTAAAGTGTTTGTACTCCAAAACATTGGCACTCTTTGCAGGAAAGACTTAGTTTGAAATGTAATGGGAACCTTTTACTGTAAATGCAGGCACTGAAGCACTGCCAGGTTAACAGAATACCTCAGATAACGAGGGAGAAATGCTTCTGTTACAGCCTTCATTAATATCAAGAAATCATTCCTATTAATGCTTTAGTCAGTGTAGACTTGCACGCGCTGTCAGACTGGGGGCAGAGGTTggaggacaggctggagaaatgggccaGCAGGACCTTGATGAAGTTCAAAGGCAAATGCCAAGCTGGGTGGGTGTGAGGGGCTGGCTGGCACTGCTTTGCAGGAATGGGGTCTGGTGGAAAGGCTGACTGACTGAGCAGGGTGCCCGggctgcaagggctgcagcaacTCACTGGTCAGTATTAGCACAAGTTGGGCCAGCAAATCCATTCACCCCACTGGGAGACCGCACCCACAATAGTCTGTCAATTTGGGGGCCCCCCAGTTCAAGAGAGACAGTGGTGTGAGGGAGGTAAAACAGAGCCACCAAGATACGGTGGAGTACAGCAGATACAAGATTTGAGAGAAGTCTGTTAGTTCGGCCTTAAGGAACAACCGTGGCTTTG encodes the following:
- the HSBP1L1 gene encoding heat shock factor-binding protein 1-like protein 1 isoform X1, translating into MAAADPPGAEELPQLAENLLCRLQENFQALTEKLTLRMEEMGERINDLEKCVADLMTEAGVENSDEELRVKTFT